From one Marinobacter sp. LV10MA510-1 genomic stretch:
- a CDS encoding tetratricopeptide repeat protein, translating to MQTFFFGLFYRAVDGAVDGNRHSTRHSTRHRNLPRALAAGLLGLAISGCSSLSGFDDANPDMDAAESNASVPAAEATNSTPVYGDFEPEVLYLLTSAEIAAQRGRYDITLGHYVRAAQVSRDVGVIERATRIAQSLNSDNAQQELVKLWLEVDPDSIEAHRSAAIQAVKNNDLTLALVHMERIMELGGDADFDSLAAMTASLSAERQQKLLSLYLDLAERHSDNPELEYSIALLMKIRDMPQSAMARLQTLLDKHPTFQPAIILKGDLLYGSDQKRAALDHLMTNTRRFPGNRQMGALYGRMLVNEGELQAAQDEFERLVNRYPDMSELRLSHALVAIENQQGDIARKELTFLLNRGQQAPEANYYLGRLADNENRFAQAINFYQAVGDGVYYLPAQARASTLLAETGELKQAVDAIQRLRQTNPGRSEALWMIEINLLLEQGQQQQAAAAIDQALLQHPDNIQIRYARAMLMDSQGNTEEAVQDLEQIVRDDVDNAVALNALGYILTIRTERLFEARQLIGRALELAPENPAILDSMGWLLYREGKLQQALDYLSRAWAAFPDPEVAAHYGEVLWMTGADEQARIIWEQGLKQDPQHEVLLETIERVGSQPAPNTDTVDATAGE from the coding sequence ATGCAAACATTCTTTTTCGGGCTCTTTTATCGCGCAGTTGATGGCGCCGTTGATGGCAATCGCCATTCCACTCGCCACTCTACTCGCCATCGCAACCTTCCCCGCGCTCTGGCCGCCGGCCTGCTGGGCCTGGCGATTTCGGGCTGCAGCAGCCTTTCGGGCTTTGACGACGCCAATCCAGACATGGATGCCGCCGAATCGAATGCCTCGGTGCCCGCCGCTGAGGCAACCAACTCTACGCCGGTGTACGGGGATTTCGAGCCAGAAGTTCTGTACCTGCTGACCTCTGCGGAAATTGCGGCCCAACGCGGTCGCTATGATATCACTTTGGGCCACTACGTGCGGGCCGCTCAGGTGTCCCGTGATGTCGGCGTTATTGAACGGGCAACCCGCATCGCCCAATCCCTGAACAGCGACAACGCTCAGCAGGAGCTGGTGAAGTTGTGGCTGGAAGTAGACCCCGACAGCATCGAAGCCCATCGCTCCGCCGCCATTCAGGCGGTAAAAAATAATGACCTGACACTGGCGCTGGTGCATATGGAGCGCATTATGGAACTCGGCGGCGACGCCGACTTTGACAGCCTGGCAGCCATGACAGCCAGCCTTTCGGCTGAGCGCCAGCAGAAGTTGTTGTCGCTGTACCTGGATTTGGCTGAGCGCCACAGCGACAACCCAGAGCTGGAATACAGCATTGCCCTATTGATGAAAATACGCGACATGCCGCAGTCGGCCATGGCGCGCCTGCAAACGCTGCTGGATAAACACCCCACTTTTCAACCAGCCATTATTCTGAAAGGGGACCTTCTGTACGGCAGCGACCAAAAACGCGCCGCGCTTGACCACCTGATGACCAACACCCGGCGCTTTCCCGGCAACCGACAAATGGGCGCTCTGTATGGCCGCATGCTGGTTAACGAGGGCGAGCTGCAAGCCGCGCAAGACGAATTCGAGCGACTGGTGAACCGCTACCCGGATATGTCTGAGCTGCGCCTGTCCCACGCGCTGGTGGCGATTGAAAACCAGCAAGGAGACATCGCCCGCAAAGAGCTGACGTTTTTGCTGAACCGTGGCCAGCAAGCCCCTGAAGCCAACTATTATTTAGGCCGACTGGCAGACAATGAAAACCGCTTTGCACAGGCGATTAATTTCTATCAGGCCGTGGGCGATGGCGTTTATTACCTGCCCGCCCAAGCCAGAGCCAGCACTTTGTTGGCTGAAACCGGCGAGCTGAAGCAAGCGGTTGATGCCATTCAGCGACTACGCCAAACCAATCCAGGCCGCTCCGAAGCGCTGTGGATGATTGAAATCAACCTGCTGTTAGAGCAGGGCCAACAGCAGCAGGCCGCCGCCGCCATTGACCAGGCGCTGCTGCAACATCCGGACAATATCCAGATTCGTTACGCTCGTGCCATGCTGATGGACAGCCAGGGCAATACCGAAGAAGCGGTGCAAGACCTGGAGCAGATTGTGCGCGACGACGTCGACAACGCGGTGGCTTTGAATGCACTCGGGTACATTCTGACCATTCGCACCGAGCGCCTTTTTGAGGCCCGACAGTTGATTGGGCGAGCGCTGGAGCTTGCGCCCGAAAACCCGGCCATTCTCGACAGCATGGGCTGGCTACTGTACCGCGAAGGCAAATTGCAACAGGCTCTGGATTACCTGTCCCGCGCCTGGGCCGCCTTCCCGGACCCCGAAGTAGCCGCCCATTACGGCGAAGTCTTGTGGATGACCGGCGCCGACGAGCAGGCACGTATTATCTGGGAGCAGGGGCTAAAACAGGACCCACAGCACGAAGTATTGCTGGAAACCATTGAACGGGTAGGCTCGCAGCCGGCACCCAATACCGACACTGTTGATGCTACGGCTGGCGAATAA
- the hemA gene encoding glutamyl-tRNA reductase, whose protein sequence is MALVTLGINHRTAPVAIRERVAFTPERMAEAFAELRAAAGATEAAILSTCNRTEIYLAADDDCAPLILRWLAGFHNVDAGDLEDVIYVHHDSEAVRHLMRVSAGLDSMVLGEPQILGQLKDAYALAREHKACGSFLARLFEHTFSVAKRVRTQTAIGENPVSVAYAAVSMANRIFADMSRNKALLIGAGKTIELVARHLADAGVKDFLVANRTLERAQTLAQVHGGRGILLSDIAEHLHEVDIIISSTASPLPVLGKGTVERALKKRKHQPFFMVDIAVPRDIEPEVAELDDVYLYTVDDLRQVIEENIRSREGAAREAENLIDLGVQEFLNQLRALDAVFTLKQFRRRAEDLRDAETEKALRSLRNGADPETVLRSLARGITNKLLHQPSIQVRKATTAGRTEVTEWLRELHQLDAEETDHKTPVGKI, encoded by the coding sequence ATGGCACTGGTAACGCTGGGTATTAATCATCGCACGGCTCCTGTGGCAATCCGCGAGCGGGTGGCCTTCACCCCTGAGCGCATGGCCGAGGCCTTTGCAGAGCTGCGCGCGGCTGCCGGAGCAACCGAGGCGGCCATCCTTTCTACCTGTAACCGCACCGAAATTTACCTGGCAGCTGACGACGATTGTGCTCCTTTGATATTGCGCTGGTTGGCCGGTTTTCACAACGTCGATGCCGGCGATCTGGAAGACGTAATATACGTCCATCATGACAGCGAGGCGGTGCGCCACCTGATGCGGGTGTCGGCCGGGCTGGACTCCATGGTTTTAGGGGAGCCGCAGATACTGGGGCAGCTTAAAGACGCTTATGCCCTGGCGCGGGAGCACAAGGCCTGTGGCTCGTTTCTGGCGCGCCTGTTCGAGCACACATTCTCGGTAGCCAAGCGGGTTCGCACTCAAACCGCTATTGGCGAAAACCCGGTGTCTGTTGCCTACGCCGCGGTCAGCATGGCCAACCGCATATTTGCCGATATGTCGCGCAACAAAGCGCTGCTGATCGGCGCCGGTAAAACTATTGAACTGGTTGCCCGCCACCTGGCAGACGCCGGCGTAAAAGATTTCCTGGTGGCCAACCGCACCCTGGAGCGGGCGCAAACCTTGGCTCAGGTCCACGGCGGTAGGGGCATACTGCTATCTGACATTGCCGAACATCTGCACGAAGTGGATATTATTATCTCGTCCACCGCCAGCCCGCTGCCTGTTTTGGGCAAAGGCACCGTGGAGCGGGCCCTGAAAAAGCGCAAACACCAGCCCTTTTTCATGGTGGATATTGCGGTACCGCGGGACATAGAGCCGGAAGTGGCCGAGCTCGACGACGTGTATCTTTACACCGTTGATGACCTGCGCCAGGTGATTGAAGAGAACATTCGCTCCCGCGAGGGCGCCGCCCGGGAAGCCGAAAACCTGATTGACCTGGGTGTGCAGGAATTTCTGAACCAGCTGCGCGCACTGGACGCCGTATTTACCCTGAAGCAGTTCCGCCGGCGAGCCGAAGACCTGCGCGATGCCGAAACCGAAAAAGCGCTGCGCTCCTTGCGCAACGGCGCCGATCCGGAAACCGTGCTGCGCAGCCTGGCCCGTGGTATTACCAACAAGTTGCTACACCAACCGTCAATCCAGGTACGCAAGGCCACCACCGCCGGGCGCACCGAGGTCACCGAATGGTTGCGGGAATTGCACCAGCTTGATGCAGAAGAAACCGACCATAAGACCCCCGTTGGAAAAATATGA
- the prfA gene encoding peptide chain release factor 1, with amino-acid sequence MKPSIQSRLEQLVERFEEVSALLSDAGVIANQNKFRELSREYAEIEPVVQCFQAWQHSLVDINEAREMCKDGDADMREMAEDELHTAQQASEGLDAELQGLMLPKDPNDGKNVFLEVRAGTGGDEAAIFAGDLFRMYSRFAERRRWQVEILSASDGEHGGYKEVIARVAGSGVYGTLKFESGVHRVQRVPETESQGRIHTSACTVAVMPEADETEAVEINKGDLRIDTFRASGAGGQHVNKTDSAIRITHLPSGMVVECQEERSQHKNRAKAMSLLASRLQNIETERAHQSMAETRKSLVGSGDRSERIRTYNFPQSRVTDHRINLTLYKLDEVIAGDLDSVVTPLLQEHQAELLAALADDR; translated from the coding sequence ATGAAGCCGTCTATTCAGTCTCGCCTTGAACAGCTTGTTGAACGTTTTGAAGAAGTCAGTGCCTTGCTCAGCGATGCCGGCGTGATTGCCAACCAGAACAAATTTCGCGAGCTGTCCCGTGAATACGCCGAAATAGAGCCGGTGGTGCAGTGCTTTCAGGCCTGGCAGCACTCTCTTGTGGACATCAATGAAGCCCGCGAAATGTGCAAAGACGGCGACGCCGACATGCGTGAAATGGCGGAAGACGAACTGCACACCGCCCAGCAAGCCAGCGAAGGGCTGGACGCAGAACTGCAAGGCCTGATGCTGCCGAAAGACCCGAATGACGGCAAAAACGTGTTTCTGGAAGTGCGCGCCGGTACCGGCGGCGACGAAGCCGCCATATTTGCCGGCGACCTGTTTCGCATGTACAGCCGTTTTGCCGAACGCCGGCGTTGGCAGGTGGAAATTCTCAGCGCCAGCGACGGTGAACACGGCGGTTACAAAGAAGTGATTGCACGGGTGGCCGGCAGTGGCGTTTACGGCACGCTGAAATTCGAATCCGGTGTACATCGTGTGCAAAGGGTACCGGAAACCGAATCTCAGGGCCGCATTCACACCTCGGCTTGCACGGTGGCTGTTATGCCGGAAGCCGACGAAACTGAAGCCGTAGAAATCAACAAAGGCGACTTGCGAATAGACACCTTTCGCGCCTCTGGTGCCGGCGGCCAGCACGTTAACAAAACCGACTCTGCCATCCGCATTACCCACCTGCCAAGTGGCATGGTGGTGGAATGCCAGGAAGAGCGCTCTCAGCATAAAAACCGGGCCAAGGCCATGAGCCTTCTGGCTTCGCGCTTACAGAACATTGAAACCGAACGTGCCCATCAGAGCATGGCTGAAACCCGCAAGAGCCTGGTGGGCAGCGGCGACCGTTCCGAGCGCATTCGCACCTACAACTTTCCCCAAAGCCGGGTGACTGATCACCGCATTAATTTGACCCTGTACAAGCTGGATGAAGTGATTGCCGGCGATCTGGATTCGGTGGTCACGCCATTGCTGCAAGAACACCAAGCCGAGCTGCTGGCTGCACTGGCCGATGACCGCTGA
- the prmC gene encoding peptide chain release factor N(5)-glutamine methyltransferase → MTADSADDPGAFYPGAVGPATVDPATVGPATLRCDDLLRAAASHIGNDSPQLDAELLLAQVTGWSRTRFRAFPEQQVSQVQAAAFQQLVSKRATGEPVAYVLGQQEFWSLPLQVSAATLIPRPDTECVVEHALTLDLPAQARVLDLGTGTGAIALALASERPDWNIIASDLIDDAVALAQSNAAALNLSIQVVKSHWFDQLAALCFDLIVSNPPYIASTDHHLSEGDVRFEPASALVSGADGLDDIRHIVAAAPSWLNAGGWLLLEHGYDQTQAVQALLQQQGFDQVHSRQDYGRNDRMTLGQAR, encoded by the coding sequence ATGACCGCTGATTCTGCTGACGACCCGGGCGCTTTTTATCCAGGCGCTGTCGGCCCCGCCACTGTCGACCCGGCCACTGTCGGCCCCGCCACTTTACGCTGTGACGATTTGCTACGGGCCGCCGCAAGCCACATCGGCAATGACTCGCCACAGTTAGACGCCGAGTTGCTACTGGCCCAAGTAACTGGGTGGTCCCGAACCCGCTTTCGTGCTTTTCCCGAACAACAGGTCAGCCAGGTGCAAGCGGCCGCGTTTCAGCAGCTTGTAAGCAAACGCGCAACCGGCGAGCCCGTTGCTTATGTGCTGGGGCAGCAGGAGTTCTGGTCATTGCCGTTGCAGGTAAGCGCTGCCACGCTGATTCCAAGGCCCGATACTGAATGCGTGGTCGAACACGCCCTGACCCTGGATCTGCCAGCCCAGGCGCGGGTTCTGGATTTGGGCACGGGCACTGGCGCCATTGCCCTGGCGCTGGCCAGTGAACGGCCTGATTGGAATATAATCGCCAGTGACCTTATAGATGACGCTGTAGCCTTGGCGCAGAGCAACGCAGCGGCGCTGAATCTGTCAATTCAGGTGGTGAAAAGCCATTGGTTCGACCAGCTCGCGGCTCTCTGTTTTGATTTAATCGTATCTAATCCGCCGTATATTGCCAGCACCGATCATCACCTGAGTGAAGGCGACGTTCGTTTCGAGCCGGCCTCTGCGCTGGTATCGGGTGCCGATGGCCTGGATGATATCCGCCATATCGTGGCCGCCGCGCCCAGTTGGCTGAACGCTGGCGGCTGGCTGCTGCTAGAGCACGGTTATGATCAGACACAGGCGGTGCAGGCATTGCTTCAGCAACAGGGTTTTGACCAGGTACACAGCCGTCAGGATTACGGCCGCAATGACCGAATGACTCTCGGCCAGGCCAGGTAG
- a CDS encoding molybdopterin-synthase adenylyltransferase MoeB, producing the protein MLSDDELLRYSRQILMPNFDIAGQQALKSARVLIVGSGGLGCPVALYLGAAGVGHLTLVDDDHIEVANLQRQIAFETAQLGESKAERLADRIRGINPLITVDVIRQRLADEDFDAPVAHASLVLDCCDNFNTRFALNRACVKAGVPLVSGAAIRGEGQISVYDSRQPQSPCYHCLYPEQGNEDLTCSEAGVIAPLVGMIGAAQAMEAIKVISGVGKTLVGRLLIVDAWRMEWREMKLAKDPACPVCSNR; encoded by the coding sequence ATGCTAAGTGACGACGAGCTGTTACGTTACAGCCGCCAGATTTTAATGCCGAATTTTGACATTGCCGGCCAGCAGGCGCTGAAATCCGCGCGCGTATTAATAGTGGGCTCCGGCGGCCTGGGTTGCCCCGTAGCGCTTTACCTGGGCGCAGCCGGAGTAGGGCACCTGACCCTGGTAGACGACGACCACATCGAAGTAGCCAACCTGCAGCGCCAAATCGCTTTTGAAACCGCCCAGCTGGGTGAGTCCAAAGCCGAGCGCCTGGCCGATCGCATTCGCGGTATAAACCCGTTAATAACGGTAGACGTGATTCGCCAGCGGCTGGCGGATGAAGATTTTGACGCGCCAGTGGCACACGCAAGCCTGGTGCTGGATTGCTGTGACAACTTCAACACCCGCTTCGCCCTGAACCGGGCCTGCGTGAAAGCCGGCGTACCGCTGGTGTCTGGTGCGGCCATCCGTGGCGAAGGCCAGATCAGCGTTTACGATAGCCGCCAGCCGCAGTCGCCGTGCTACCACTGCCTGTATCCGGAACAAGGCAATGAAGACCTGACCTGCTCCGAGGCCGGCGTAATCGCCCCGCTGGTGGGCATGATCGGCGCCGCCCAGGCGATGGAAGCGATAAAAGTCATCAGCGGCGTGGGCAAAACCCTGGTCGGCCGCCTGTTGATTGTCGACGCCTGGCGCATGGAATGGCGCGAAATGAAGCTGGCCAAAGATCCCGCTTGCCCGGTGTGCAGTAACAGATAG
- the phrB gene encoding deoxyribodipyrimidine photo-lyase, producing the protein MTQLVWFRNDLRAADNPALAAACQSATLSSGEPVEACFIVTTEQWLSHDWSAAKVRLMLDHADALAQELARLGIALSFLRAADFEQSLDTLETFCREHKISQVHFNEEYGVNERRRDKALKPRLDALGVKVSKYRDQAAVPVGEVLTQQSEPYSVFTPFSRRWRSWQEEQQPALLAVPKKVGKSITGADVKNSGSVILKKEVDELFGEAPPALVATGENAAHDALQDFLQERAGDYKKDRDFPAIEGTSKLSPYLAIGALSGRQCVQAAWQLKQSIASKADAEEGFFTWVTELAWRDFYIHILYHCPRVSMHRAFKPETEALHWNTADEHFEAWKNGRTGIPMVDAAMRQLNATGWMHNRLRMVAAMFLTKNLFIDWRRGEAYFMSKLADGYLPSNNGGWQWSASTGTDASPYFRVFNPMTQGERFDADGEFIRHWVPELAKLDSKRVHNPGKGGVIPEGYPRPIVDLKESRKEAIARFQALRD; encoded by the coding sequence ATGACTCAGCTGGTCTGGTTCCGTAACGACCTTAGAGCCGCCGACAATCCGGCCCTGGCCGCCGCCTGCCAGAGCGCTACGCTATCCTCCGGCGAGCCGGTTGAAGCCTGCTTTATAGTTACCACAGAGCAGTGGCTTAGCCACGACTGGTCGGCGGCCAAGGTGCGCCTGATGTTAGACCACGCCGACGCGCTGGCACAGGAACTGGCCAGGCTGGGTATTGCCCTGAGTTTTTTGCGAGCCGCAGACTTTGAGCAGTCGCTGGATACACTGGAAACCTTTTGCCGCGAGCATAAGATCAGCCAGGTGCATTTCAACGAAGAATACGGCGTGAACGAGCGCCGCCGCGACAAAGCTCTGAAGCCACGGCTGGACGCGCTTGGCGTTAAAGTCAGCAAGTACCGTGACCAGGCCGCCGTGCCGGTGGGCGAAGTGTTGACCCAACAGAGTGAGCCTTATTCGGTGTTCACGCCGTTTTCCCGGCGCTGGCGCAGTTGGCAGGAAGAACAGCAGCCGGCTTTGTTAGCGGTGCCGAAGAAAGTGGGCAAATCGATAACAGGCGCCGACGTTAAAAACAGCGGCAGCGTGATTCTGAAGAAAGAAGTGGATGAGCTGTTTGGCGAAGCACCGCCGGCGCTGGTGGCCACAGGGGAGAACGCCGCCCACGATGCTTTACAGGATTTTTTGCAGGAGCGTGCGGGTGATTACAAGAAAGATCGCGACTTTCCCGCGATTGAGGGCACTAGCAAATTATCGCCCTACCTGGCCATAGGCGCGCTGTCTGGGCGCCAATGTGTGCAGGCGGCGTGGCAACTGAAACAGTCAATTGCCAGCAAAGCCGACGCCGAGGAAGGGTTTTTTACCTGGGTGACCGAGTTGGCCTGGCGTGATTTTTATATTCACATTCTTTACCACTGCCCGCGAGTGAGCATGCACCGGGCGTTCAAGCCCGAAACCGAAGCCCTACACTGGAACACCGCCGACGAGCATTTCGAAGCCTGGAAAAATGGTCGAACAGGCATACCGATGGTAGACGCCGCCATGCGCCAACTCAACGCCACCGGCTGGATGCACAACCGTCTGCGGATGGTGGCGGCGATGTTTCTGACCAAAAATCTGTTTATTGACTGGCGCCGGGGCGAGGCCTATTTCATGTCGAAACTGGCAGATGGCTACCTGCCGTCGAACAATGGTGGCTGGCAGTGGAGTGCGTCTACCGGCACCGATGCGTCGCCCTACTTCCGGGTTTTTAACCCCATGACCCAGGGCGAACGCTTTGATGCAGACGGCGAGTTTATTCGCCACTGGGTGCCGGAACTGGCGAAGCTGGACAGCAAGCGGGTTCATAATCCGGGTAAAGGCGGGGTGATACCTGAGGGGTATCCCAGGCCGATTGTGGATTTGAAGGAGAGTCGGAAAGAGGCGATAGCGCGGTTTCAGGCGTTGCGGGACTAA
- a CDS encoding transposase, with product MVGPWKKTMILGTGGTAFLGKKKYETLKKKLWGNALWSPSYFAGSCGGAPISIIRQYIEQQQTPE from the coding sequence ATGGTTGGTCCATGGAAAAAAACAATGATATTAGGCACGGGCGGCACTGCGTTTTTAGGGAAGAAAAAGTACGAGACACTTAAGAAAAAGTTATGGGGTAATGCCTTATGGTCGCCGTCTTACTTCGCTGGTAGTTGTGGTGGTGCACCCATTAGCATTATTCGCCAGTACATTGAGCAGCAGCAAACGCCGGAATGA
- a CDS encoding helix-turn-helix domain-containing protein, producing the protein MRQYAGNARKIWNLALNRQQELHTAGEKFTNSFGMNNWLPAWKQEFSYLCDAL; encoded by the coding sequence ATGCGTCAGTACGCGGGTAATGCTCGCAAGATTTGGAATTTGGCTTTGAATCGTCAGCAAGAGCTACATACGGCCGGTGAAAAATTCACCAACAGCTTTGGCATGAATAATTGGCTGCCAGCGTGGAAGCAGGAATTCTCGTACTTGTGCGACGCTCTCTGA
- a CDS encoding transposase, protein MFEPVNALRTRAAKMATYQRRMSRKVKFSRNWKKAKARITKLYQRVAHTRNDFLHKISNIISKNHAVVVIEDLNVTNMSKSASGTLEAPRRSVKAKSGLRSYLCRELQDSIAIRMCRMWVC, encoded by the coding sequence ATGTTCGAGCCGGTCAATGCGCTGCGTACCCGCGCTGCGAAGATGGCAACGTATCAGCGACGCATGAGCCGCAAGGTCAAATTCAGCCGCAATTGGAAAAAGGCGAAGGCCCGTATCACCAAGTTGTATCAACGGGTTGCTCATACCCGCAATGACTTTCTCCACAAGATCTCGAACATCATCAGCAAAAACCACGCGGTGGTCGTCATCGAAGATCTGAACGTCACGAATATGAGCAAGTCAGCAAGCGGCACACTTGAGGCACCAAGGCGAAGCGTAAAAGCCAAATCCGGCCTGCGGTCATATTTGTGCAGAGAATTGCAAGACTCAATCGCAATTCGAATGTGTCGAATGTGGGTATGCTGA
- a CDS encoding zinc ribbon domain-containing protein — translation MCAENCKTQSQFECVECGYAENADLNAAINILRAGHARLACEVNGAVMPSATGTHRSDSRVAQCHA, via the coding sequence ATTTGTGCAGAGAATTGCAAGACTCAATCGCAATTCGAATGTGTCGAATGTGGGTATGCTGAAAATGCAGACCTCAACGCCGCAATCAATATTTTAAGGGCAGGTCATGCCCGGTTAGCCTGTGAAGTGAACGGTGCGGTAATGCCGTCAGCAACAGGAACCCACCGAAGCGACTCAAGGGTGGCTCAATGCCACGCCTGA
- a CDS encoding ATP-dependent zinc protease, with protein sequence MSTKTAETEHVRLGWREWVALPDLGIGRIKAKVDTGARTSCLHTFRTEPYTKNGERRVKFWVHPTQNDLQEVIECDARVLDERNVSDSGGHKESRLVVETTVVVGNQSWPIEMTLTNRDSMRFRMLIGRTAMAGRATVCPEASYLAGQPTLRNES encoded by the coding sequence ATGTCCACAAAGACAGCTGAAACTGAACATGTGCGCCTGGGTTGGCGCGAATGGGTGGCTTTGCCTGATTTGGGCATTGGTCGTATCAAAGCCAAGGTAGACACCGGTGCCCGTACATCCTGCCTGCACACATTCCGCACCGAACCCTACACCAAAAACGGCGAGCGCCGGGTAAAGTTCTGGGTGCACCCGACACAGAATGACCTGCAAGAGGTGATTGAGTGCGACGCGCGGGTGCTGGATGAACGCAACGTGTCCGACTCCGGCGGCCACAAAGAATCGCGGCTGGTGGTTGAAACCACCGTGGTGGTGGGCAACCAGAGCTGGCCCATAGAAATGACACTCACCAACCGGGACTCCATGCGTTTTCGCATGTTGATTGGCCGTACCGCTATGGCGGGCCGAGCCACCGTTTGTCCGGAAGCATCTTACCTGGCCGGGCAACCGACATTGAGGAACGAATCATGA
- the rimK gene encoding 30S ribosomal protein S6--L-glutamate ligase — MKIAVLSRNRKLYSTRRLVEEGVNRGHEVRVIDCLHCSMNITSANPAIHYHQQVLEDFDVVIPRIGASVTFYGTAVLRQFEMMGTFPVNESVAITRSRDKLRSLQLLARKGVGMPVTGFANKPDSVPDLLKMVGGAPVVIKLLQGTQGIGVVLAETRTAAESVIEAFMGLKADILVQEFIKEAGGADIRCFVIGDKVIAAMKRQGADGEFRSNLHRGGTASLIRITPEERRTAITAAKAMGLNVAGVDLLRSSRGPLVMEVNSSPGLEGIENATGKNVAGLIISWIEKNQAPSRTQTRGRG; from the coding sequence ATGAAAATTGCCGTGCTATCCCGTAACCGCAAATTGTATTCTACCCGCCGGCTGGTGGAGGAAGGAGTCAACCGCGGCCACGAGGTGCGGGTAATTGACTGCCTGCACTGCTCCATGAACATTACCTCGGCAAATCCGGCGATTCATTATCACCAGCAGGTACTGGAAGATTTTGACGTTGTTATTCCTCGTATCGGCGCCTCGGTCACCTTCTACGGCACTGCGGTACTGCGTCAGTTTGAAATGATGGGCACGTTTCCGGTGAACGAATCGGTGGCCATTACCCGCTCCCGCGACAAACTGCGCTCGCTGCAGCTGTTAGCCCGCAAAGGCGTTGGCATGCCCGTCACCGGTTTTGCCAACAAGCCCGATAGCGTTCCTGACCTGCTGAAAATGGTAGGCGGCGCCCCGGTGGTCATCAAACTGCTGCAAGGCACCCAGGGCATTGGCGTGGTGCTGGCGGAAACACGCACCGCTGCGGAAAGCGTCATTGAAGCCTTTATGGGCCTGAAAGCCGACATACTGGTGCAGGAGTTCATCAAGGAAGCCGGCGGCGCCGACATTCGCTGCTTTGTAATCGGCGACAAAGTCATCGCCGCCATGAAGCGCCAGGGCGCCGACGGTGAGTTCCGCTCTAACCTGCACCGCGGCGGCACCGCCTCGCTGATTCGGATTACGCCGGAAGAACGCCGCACCGCCATCACCGCCGCCAAGGCCATGGGCCTGAACGTGGCCGGTGTAGACCTGCTGCGCTCGTCCCGCGGGCCGCTGGTGATGGAAGTAAACTCCTCGCCTGGGCTTGAAGGTATTGAAAATGCCACCGGCAAAAACGTCGCCGGCTTGATCATAAGCTGGATTGAAAAAAATCAGGCCCCCAGCCGCACACAAACCCGGGGCAGAGGATAA